One region of Methanosarcinales archaeon genomic DNA includes:
- a CDS encoding cation:proton antiporter subunit C, translated as MIEEILVKYNYWIYVVLMMIGFYAVIAKKNLIKKVIGLNIFSTAIFLFYISIGDIRAIPGKIVTEPIYMHGENLVYVNPIPHVLILTGIVVSVSVTAVALALIIKIHKEFGTIEEEKILEMQS; from the coding sequence ATGATTGAAGAGATACTTGTAAAGTACAATTACTGGATCTATGTAGTTTTAATGATGATCGGATTCTATGCCGTTATTGCAAAGAAGAACCTTATAAAAAAAGTAATTGGCCTAAACATTTTTTCTACTGCAATATTTCTTTTTTATATTTCGATAGGGGATATAAGAGCTATACCAGGTAAAATAGTCACTGAACCCATTTACATGCATGGGGAAAATCTTGTTTATGTTAATCCCATCCCCCACGTGCTGATACTTACAGGGATTGTGGTAAGTGTTAGTGTTACAGCAGTGGCCCTGGCTTTGATTATTAAGATACACAAGGAATTCGGGACGATTGAAGAAGAAAAGATACTGGAGATGCAGTCATGA
- a CDS encoding monovalent cation/H+ antiporter subunit D family protein, with translation METILTIKPLIAVLVPFICAILIIIFSKRPNIREGWSVGAGAILFLIVLSMLPDILAGSVIQFTVIEMLPNLPIKFKVDAFGELFGLTSSFLWIFTTFYSIGYMRGLKEHAQTRYFFCFAIAILGAIGIAFSANLFTLFIFYEVLTVSTYPLVAHNENAEARSGARKYLLYLMTAGIFLFFSVVAVYFYTGTTDFEFNGFLDGHGIPVIMLKILFVTFMIGSAKAAFMPLHSWLPSAMVAPTPVSALLHAVAVVKAGVFTATRVILYVFGVDLMGDLGLGLIMAYFVCFTIIVASFYALTHDNLKRRLAYSTVSQLSYILLGVSMLTPDGITGGMLHIPYHAFMKITLFMCAGAIIVTTKIENISEMNGIGRKMPITMLAFTVGALGMAGAPPVAGFVSKWFLLLGSLELHQLPILIVLLASALLNVAYFFPVIYIAFFKEPEKELTFGEAHPFMLVPLTLTAIGSLILGIWPDAPYLFLELVNVAVQNVTAGVI, from the coding sequence ATGGAGACAATACTTACAATAAAACCATTAATTGCGGTCCTGGTGCCATTTATTTGCGCGATCCTGATCATAATCTTTTCCAAACGTCCCAATATCAGGGAAGGATGGTCCGTTGGTGCAGGAGCTATATTATTTCTGATTGTTCTTTCCATGCTCCCCGACATATTAGCAGGTAGCGTAATTCAATTCACAGTTATAGAAATGCTTCCCAACCTGCCTATAAAGTTCAAAGTGGATGCATTTGGGGAACTGTTCGGCCTGACATCATCATTCTTGTGGATATTCACCACTTTTTATTCCATAGGCTATATGCGTGGTTTAAAAGAACATGCACAGACCAGGTACTTCTTCTGTTTTGCTATTGCTATTCTGGGTGCCATAGGGATCGCATTCTCAGCAAACCTGTTCACTCTGTTCATCTTCTATGAAGTACTTACAGTTTCAACTTATCCGCTCGTGGCTCATAACGAAAATGCTGAAGCCAGAAGTGGAGCTAGAAAATACCTGTTATATCTAATGACAGCTGGGATATTCCTGTTCTTCTCTGTTGTTGCTGTCTATTTCTATACAGGTACTACCGATTTCGAATTTAACGGGTTTTTAGACGGTCATGGAATACCTGTTATTATGCTGAAGATACTCTTTGTCACGTTTATGATCGGCTCGGCAAAAGCGGCATTTATGCCCCTCCATTCATGGTTGCCTTCAGCAATGGTAGCACCCACACCCGTATCTGCCCTACTGCATGCAGTGGCTGTAGTAAAAGCAGGCGTTTTCACAGCAACAAGGGTGATACTCTATGTGTTTGGAGTAGACCTGATGGGAGATTTGGGACTTGGACTGATAATGGCGTATTTCGTATGCTTTACCATTATTGTAGCTTCCTTTTATGCCTTGACACATGATAACTTAAAAAGAAGACTAGCCTATTCAACTGTAAGCCAGTTGTCCTACATCTTGTTAGGTGTTTCCATGCTTACACCAGACGGTATCACAGGTGGTATGCTCCATATACCTTATCATGCTTTTATGAAGATCACATTATTCATGTGTGCAGGTGCTATCATCGTTACTACAAAGATAGAGAATATCAGTGAGATGAATGGAATTGGCAGGAAGATGCCGATAACCATGCTGGCCTTTACCGTAGGTGCATTGGGTATGGCCGGAGCCCCGCCAGTAGCCGGGTTTGTTAGTAAATGGTTCCTGCTCCTGGGCTCGTTGGAACTACACCAATTACCTATTCTGATAGTACTCTTAGCAAGTGCTTTGCTTAACGTAGCATATTTCTTCCCTGTGATATATATAGCTTTTTTTAAAGAACCTGAAAAAGAGCTGACATTCGGAGAAGCACATCCGTTTATGCTGGTTCCACTAACACTAACTGCAATTGGGTCATTGATTTTAGGAATTTGGCCTGATGCACCATATCTGTTTTTGGAACTCGTCAATGTTGCTGTTCAAAATGTAACTGCAGGAGTGATCTGA
- a CDS encoding DUF4040 domain-containing protein, translating to MIWIIDIVMLFFLVVCAIAAISVKDLLSAVIILSLYSLIMAIVWVELRAVDVAFTEASVGAGITTVFFIFTLVKTTGRSED from the coding sequence ATGATCTGGATCATTGACATCGTCATGTTGTTCTTCCTTGTGGTATGTGCTATAGCCGCTATATCTGTCAAGGATCTTTTAAGTGCTGTAATTATTCTTTCACTGTACAGTTTGATCATGGCTATTGTATGGGTAGAACTCCGTGCTGTTGATGTCGCATTTACTGAAGCATCTGTAGGTGCGGGTATTACTACAGTGTTTTTCATTTTTACATTAGTTAAGACCACAGGGAGGTCTGAAGATTGA
- a CDS encoding Na+/H+ antiporter subunit E yields the protein MYWFHISFGLISILLVSLFTYDMVFVNENGKDNIEKIFRFFIYLPWILYQIIIANIDVAKRALDPRMPIDPGLITFNSFLKTDLSKTTLANSITLTPGTVTVDIDGDEFLIHAITKEAGEDLLEGTMERKVAHVFKEDE from the coding sequence ATGTACTGGTTTCACATATCATTTGGCTTGATCAGTATATTGTTGGTTTCATTATTTACTTATGATATGGTATTTGTAAATGAGAATGGAAAAGATAATATTGAAAAAATATTCAGATTTTTTATTTATCTCCCCTGGATATTATACCAGATAATTATTGCAAACATAGATGTCGCAAAACGTGCTCTTGATCCAAGAATGCCAATAGACCCCGGTCTAATAACATTTAATTCATTTCTGAAAACCGACCTTTCCAAAACAACATTAGCCAATTCAATTACATTAACTCCGGGAACTGTTACAGTAGATATTGATGGTGATGAATTCTTAATCCACGCTATCACCAAGGAAGCAGGTGAGGATCTGCTGGAAGGCACTATGGAAAGAAAAGTTGCTCATGTATTCAAGGAGGATGAATAA
- a CDS encoding cation:proton antiporter, translating to MENIFIMASLLLIITSFVSLYRAIHGPGIFNRIIAVNIIGTKTILILVLIGFIYGRPHFLDLALVYALLNFMMTIAATKY from the coding sequence ATGGAGAACATTTTCATAATGGCCAGTTTATTATTGATAATTACCAGTTTTGTTTCATTATACAGGGCCATACACGGCCCGGGAATTTTTAACAGGATCATTGCTGTAAATATTATCGGTACCAAGACGATCCTGATATTGGTCCTTATTGGATTTATCTACGGCAGACCGCATTTTCTGGACCTGGCACTGGTGTATGCACTTCTGAATTTCATGATGACTATAGCAGCAACAAAGTATTGA
- a CDS encoding monovalent cation/H+ antiporter subunit D family protein — MIYDDFPALIVILPLFAAFTVPIIGYFSKKTVPYFVSLATFIAFIISIFNLQTVMSSGTISYTMGGWEPPWGIEYRIDYLNAFVSIVVIFIIFIVSIYSRKSIENELPGKTVPFFIIFLLLTAGLEGLIVTGDIFNVYVFLEISSLAAYALIAVGSNRNALMASLNYLIIGTVSASFILLGIGYLYMVTGTLNMADMANILPAAFDERPKVVLAAFAFFLVGFSIKVGLFPLHTWMPDAYSQAPSAVSALLASTFTKVAAYVMIRFMITIFKPDFIISTVNANIILAWLAAIAIIAGSVLAIAQTDFKRMLAYSSVSQIGYIILGIALVNQVAMTGGIIHIMNHGIMKAALFMVAGAIIYKTGIRNINDFKGLGKTMPYTSAAFTLVALSMIGVPPTVGFVSKWYLAWGAMIADQWIFVGVIMLSSLLNIVYFWRVFENMYFYRAEGGKVDEVPLSMLLPILILAALTFLLGLLALYPLNEIMAPMVQILLPG, encoded by the coding sequence ATGATCTATGATGATTTTCCTGCTCTAATTGTAATACTTCCCCTGTTTGCGGCTTTTACTGTTCCGATTATCGGATACTTTAGTAAGAAAACAGTTCCGTATTTCGTATCACTTGCTACATTTATTGCCTTTATAATTTCCATATTCAACCTTCAAACAGTAATGTCCTCAGGTACAATCAGTTACACGATGGGTGGGTGGGAACCGCCATGGGGTATTGAATATAGAATCGACTATCTGAATGCTTTCGTCAGTATAGTGGTAATTTTCATAATATTTATTGTGTCTATATATTCAAGAAAGAGTATTGAAAACGAACTTCCTGGAAAGACTGTTCCATTCTTCATTATATTTTTATTGCTCACCGCCGGGCTTGAAGGTTTGATAGTCACAGGTGATATTTTCAATGTATATGTATTTCTTGAAATATCTTCTCTGGCCGCCTATGCCCTCATAGCTGTGGGATCTAACAGGAATGCACTCATGGCCAGTCTGAATTACCTGATAATAGGGACCGTGTCTGCTTCCTTTATTTTACTGGGAATAGGATATCTTTACATGGTTACAGGGACGCTGAATATGGCGGATATGGCAAACATTCTGCCAGCAGCTTTTGATGAGAGACCCAAAGTTGTATTGGCTGCTTTTGCGTTTTTCCTGGTTGGATTCAGTATTAAGGTGGGATTGTTCCCCCTGCACACATGGATGCCTGATGCTTATTCCCAGGCGCCTTCGGCTGTAAGTGCACTTTTAGCTTCCACTTTTACTAAAGTAGCAGCATATGTAATGATCCGTTTTATGATCACCATTTTCAAACCGGATTTCATTATTTCAACAGTAAATGCAAATATAATCCTGGCCTGGCTTGCAGCCATTGCGATCATTGCAGGGTCGGTACTGGCCATTGCCCAGACCGATTTCAAAAGAATGCTGGCATATTCCAGTGTGAGCCAGATAGGATACATCATCCTGGGTATTGCCCTGGTAAACCAGGTCGCAATGACTGGTGGTATCATACATATCATGAACCACGGTATCATGAAGGCTGCTTTGTTTATGGTGGCAGGTGCCATCATCTATAAGACCGGCATTCGTAATATCAATGATTTTAAAGGTCTCGGCAAGACCATGCCGTACACATCTGCGGCATTTACCCTGGTGGCATTATCCATGATAGGCGTCCCGCCCACCGTGGGATTTGTAAGCAAATGGTACCTGGCATGGGGTGCCATGATAGCAGATCAATGGATTTTCGTTGGTGTAATTATGTTGAGCAGTTTGTTGAACATCGTATATTTCTGGAGGGTGTTTGAGAATATGTATTTCTATAGGGCAGAAGGGGGCAAGGTGGATGAAGTGCCACTTAGTATGCTTCTTCCCATATTGATACTGGCGGCATTGACGTTCTTGTTAGGGCTGCTGGCATTGTATCCCCTTAATGAAATAATGGCACCAATGGTTCAGATATTATTACCCGGCTAG
- a CDS encoding Na(+)/H(+) antiporter subunit B, whose protein sequence is MREENIIIRTVIRLMVPFIQVFGLYVIFHGGGGPGGGFQGGVIMAASIILYVMAFGITAGKQRLSEKVNMIMRSTGLYLYGGAGVLALIFGGKFLDYGVVPLPLHDPAHIRAFMIDGVVEVGVAITVMAVMVTIFFELYPGGTSDD, encoded by the coding sequence TTGAGGGAGGAAAATATAATTATCAGGACAGTGATCAGATTGATGGTGCCCTTTATCCAGGTATTCGGCTTATATGTGATATTCCATGGAGGGGGAGGTCCAGGAGGCGGTTTCCAGGGTGGTGTGATAATGGCTGCCAGCATTATCCTGTATGTGATGGCCTTTGGGATTACAGCAGGTAAACAGAGGTTATCTGAAAAAGTAAATATGATCATGCGCAGTACCGGTCTCTATTTATATGGTGGAGCTGGTGTCCTGGCTTTGATATTCGGGGGCAAATTTCTTGATTATGGTGTTGTACCCCTGCCATTGCACGATCCGGCCCATATCCGGGCTTTTATGATAGACGGTGTGGTGGAAGTAGGTGTGGCAATAACAGTGATGGCGGTAATGGTGACCATATTCTTTGAATTGTATCCGGGAGGTACCAGTGATGATTGA
- a CDS encoding monovalent cation/H(+) antiporter subunit G has protein sequence MTIIISNIISVVFIFIGLFFIVAGTVGLIRFPDFYSRMHATGKCDTLGVGLMIIGLIIYNGLNFISVKLLFLVIFIFIANPVATHAIARAAYKVGLRPWRRE, from the coding sequence ATGACAATAATTATATCAAACATTATTTCCGTGGTTTTCATATTTATAGGCCTGTTTTTCATAGTTGCCGGGACTGTGGGGCTCATTAGATTTCCTGATTTTTATTCCAGAATGCATGCTACTGGTAAATGTGATACATTGGGAGTAGGATTAATGATTATAGGTCTTATCATCTATAATGGATTGAATTTTATAAGTGTCAAACTACTGTTCCTTGTTATTTTCATTTTTATAGCCAATCCAGTTGCCACTCATGCTATAGCAAGAGCAGCATATAAAGTAGGTCTGAGACCTTGGAGGCGGGAATAA